AAAATTGTTCTTGAAAACAAAATAAACTAACCAATAAATTTTAACCATTAACTATTGACAAAAAACACAGTTGCTGAGTTAATTTGCGAGCGCATTTTCTTCAATGCTAACAAAGACTTGGACACATCTAAGGCTTGCTTGCGGGCTGTGCATAAAGGGGTTAGGCAATAGAATGTTATTTAATGCCTTTTCTGTTGTTATGATGGGTTTCGAAAGTTCGATGGAATAACCTCCCTATACACAGCACATCCGCAATCTTCGCCAAGATGTGTTACCCAACCCGTTTGTAATGCATTTCAGAAAATGCACTCTTCAATTGTGTAGTAATTTGAGGAAGTTAATCGTGTCAGAAAGTTGAGTTAATAATTTTTCAATAAGGAGAAAAAATGGGGATATTAAGCACCAGTCTTAGCCTGACCAGATATAAAATAGTGGAAAATGTGCCAGACACTCTCTGGTCAGAAATCCAAGATAGGTTACTTAAATTTTCTTTTCAGGATATCGATAACACAACAGATGAGCGTAGCTTTGGCTGGGTCTGCTTTGACAACATGTTAGATTCCCGATGGCAAACAGCACCACCGACAAAAGGTGAATTCCTGGCCTTTGCACTCAGACTGGATACCAGACGAATCCCACCGGCCGTGCTGAAAAAACATTTTCAGATACATTTAGATGAATTCAGAAAAAAGTTAAAAGAGCAAGGACAAAAATATATCTCCAGGGAACAAAAAAAGGAACTAAAAGAACAGGTTAAGCTAAAGCTGCTGACTAAAACGCTGCCTGTTCCTGCCTTTTTTGATGTAGTCTGGGACATGCAGAAAAATCTTGTCTATTTTGCCTCAACAAGACCCAAGGTCCTCGAACTATTTGAAGAACTTTTTACCAAGACCTTTGAGCTACACCTTGAACCTCAAAGTCCTTTTTTTAAAGCCCTGAATATTCTTGGTCAGGAGCAGCTGCCAAAAATTGAAAATTTAGAACCAACCATATTTGTTTAGGCTTCAAAGGATGCGCGACATCTCAAAAAAAGTCAAAAACCTCTTTCTGGTCAAGGCCGAAAAGGACCAAAAAGTG
This region of Desulfovulcanus ferrireducens genomic DNA includes:
- the rdgC gene encoding recombination-associated protein RdgC — encoded protein: MGILSTSLSLTRYKIVENVPDTLWSEIQDRLLKFSFQDIDNTTDERSFGWVCFDNMLDSRWQTAPPTKGEFLAFALRLDTRRIPPAVLKKHFQIHLDEFRKKLKEQGQKYISREQKKELKEQVKLKLLTKTLPVPAFFDVVWDMQKNLVYFASTRPKVLELFEELFTKTFELHLEPQSPFFKALNILGQEQLPKIENLEPTIFV